A section of the Pseudomonadota bacterium genome encodes:
- a CDS encoding DUF4157 domain-containing protein: MHTFAQKPKATQQTTSTKSTIPGRAQFGQSREVNSILHLQRTIGNQAVQRMLQTNAEELEVGLASAASPRFAHDFSQIPLHPKSPTNVQAKLTVGPPGDIYEKEADYVSEQVMRMPEPQLQRIWRGMSTEQRDQEHEHLQTKRMESSDLGQTAAPPIVHEVLGSPGQPLDPTARAFMEPRFGQDFSRIRIHNDLRATESAQAIDALAYTLGEHIVFGAGQYVPNTSDGKQLLSHELTHSMQQHHGQIHRRPRSVKIGKPTISTDYEQARLKAREIAELINTGKWKQDNNEQLAHWLEFFEGIALQSFISELKTRLERRLPSLRVRGRNTPIYLLHQPKPILLYPRQKPRLPEVDLRSRGLHRYLKKPVNQPVLRYIPICLLAPE, translated from the coding sequence ATGCACACTTTCGCACAGAAACCGAAGGCAACTCAGCAGACTACGTCTACCAAGTCTACGATACCCGGTCGGGCACAGTTTGGGCAAAGCCGTGAGGTGAACTCGATCCTTCACTTGCAGCGCACGATTGGAAATCAAGCGGTGCAGCGGATGTTGCAGACTAATGCTGAAGAACTCGAAGTAGGGTTGGCCAGTGCGGCCTCACCTCGCTTCGCGCACGATTTCAGCCAAATACCGCTACATCCTAAGTCGCCGACAAACGTCCAGGCAAAGCTCACGGTAGGTCCCCCCGGAGACATTTACGAGAAGGAAGCAGATTACGTCTCCGAACAGGTGATGCGCATGCCTGAGCCTCAGCTACAGCGCATTTGGCGAGGGATGTCGACGGAGCAACGAGACCAGGAACACGAACATTTGCAGACTAAGCGCATGGAGTCAAGCGACTTAGGACAAACTGCAGCACCGCCTATCGTCCACGAAGTATTGGGCTCACCTGGTCAACCTCTCGATCCGACGGCTCGTGCCTTTATGGAGCCGCGTTTCGGACAAGACTTTAGTAGGATTCGAATTCATAATGATTTACGCGCAACAGAGTCGGCGCAAGCGATAGACGCACTTGCCTATACACTTGGGGAGCATATTGTTTTTGGTGCGGGTCAGTACGTACCCAATACCAGCGATGGGAAGCAGTTGCTATCTCACGAACTGACGCACTCGATGCAACAGCATCATGGTCAAATTCACCGCAGGCCCCGTAGTGTCAAGATAGGCAAGCCTACAATAAGTACCGATTATGAACAGGCACGGCTTAAAGCCCGGGAGATTGCGGAACTCATCAATACTGGCAAGTGGAAACAGGACAACAACGAGCAGTTAGCGCATTGGTTGGAATTCTTCGAAGGCATCGCTCTGCAAAGTTTCATTAGTGAACTTAAGACGCGATTGGAAAGGAGATTACCGAGTTTGAGAGTGAGGGGAAGGAACACCCCGATATATTTGCTACATCAACCGAAGCCTATCTTATTATACCCACGTCAGAAGCCAAGGTTGCCCGAGGTGGATTTAAGGTCGCGTGGTTTGCACAGATATTTGAAGAAACCAGTGAATCAACCAGTGTTGAGGTATATACCGATCTGTCTGCTAGCGCCGGAGTGA